The Syngnathus scovelli strain Florida chromosome 11, RoL_Ssco_1.2, whole genome shotgun sequence region CACGATCCTGAAACATGTCAATGGGGGTGACAGAAGAGATTAAAACTTCTCTGTGGGATGAAAAGTTGTAAATGGAGTCAAGAGGTTGTGCGTTGGAAATGGGGAAATTCAAATGACGCAGGAAATCGGTCGGCGGGCCGTTCGGAAATTCTTCAACGATTAGCGGCCGGGCGCGCGCCGGTAAAATGCACGACGTATAAATGTGGATCCAATCCATGGTTTGAAAATTTGACGCAAGAAACGACGGGGGCAAAGAAACGATTGGCATTTAGTCGGTTTTATTCGTGGCCACATAAGCTCACCATCAAGCTTGGGCGAGGATCCCCCACTGTAATGTGTATGGGGGCCGTTTTAACCTGATCTACGTATTgagaattttattatttttattaagcaaTTGAGTACAGGGAATCCTCGGTTTATGACTGAGATCTATGGCAGGTATGTAACTAATGAACGCAAGTTGGAACACTGAAAAGTCCATCACTAACCTATACTCGCAAGTTGTCAAGTTACACAATAAATGTTTGTGGTCAAGACACATCCCGGGcataaaagtaaaacaaataaaaaataaaaaaacagtacGCAGTAACTTAGCGTGTGCCTTGATGTATTTAAGTAGAGCCACCGGGCAAAGTCGTTCGCTACACGCCATTCCAAGACCGAGAACCCCCTGTACAACGAGAGAAGGCTTGTCTTGGAAAATACACACCccaatgtggaaaaaaacatgGCACACTGTGTGTCACATTTTGTCCCATGTGAAAATGTACAAACGCTCCAGTCCACTAGATATTTGAGTGACGCAAAATTCACGATCAGCGACAGCAAAATCCGCACGGGTCTTCTTTGGCAGCCCCTCCTCGCAAATGGTGATTCAAATCCAAATGTCTTGATGGAAAAATTATTTTGGAGACATGAAATGGTTTTGGCAAATGCTGAAACGAAAAGGCACCATTACGCGTCTTGCCATCGGGCAAAGGTCTGCTTTTGAAAGATTTTGACGGCACAACGCAAAATTGTTTCATCCAAAGAAAAATGTAGGGATTCCCAAAACAGGCAAACATTTACAATGCTGCTCAGCAAACAACTTTGTAAATACCTTAGTGGGAATCCAGAAGGCAAGGATGGCACTTCCAATCAATTTGACAAGCGTCTGAAAGAGAATAGAAAAAAGTCTTATAAGGAGACGTTGATTCGGAACCCTAAAGTGTTTGAAACATTTGGAGCATGACAGCAGGTTTTGAATGCAGCCGAGTAACCAAGCGAAAGAAAAGCTGTTTGAAACAACAAAGAGGTAGGTGCATTGTATGTATACGTCAAACACAAGAGTGGGGCTTAACTTGGTTCAAATAAATGACCAGATGCCTCTGTGCAACACCCACAATTAGATTATAAGATTACATTGAGCACCCCTGGATGGATACAGGATGTAAAAGTTCTCTGACGTGCTAGCTTGGACATTAGCTAGCTCCAACCATCAGCATTGCACGCAACTCACAATCAGGTAAAACAATAACGTGTCGGATGGCAGTGAAGAGCCTGTTAACAAATAATTAAGGTTAATATAACTGGGTCTTCTGCAAATAAGCATTTGCAGCACCGCTTGAGCCAGGAACATGGATGTCATCATACGTTGCATACGACACTGCAAGTTTGCAGGCAAATCGCTCGGCCCGACGGCCCACACATGATACAGTATTGTAAAACTTTTATTTTGCCTTTTAACCTTTTTATGGGGCGGGACTAGATAAGCACAATTGCTTCAACCCGCTTCATGTCATGTCAATCAAAATATGAAATGAACTTGAAATAAGTGTGTCGTACTTGCCGAAATatacaaaagtaaatcaaacaCTGTTTATAAAAGTGGGTTGATTGACCAGTTTCAGAGTTTTATATTTCGCCATCCTCCATATCCACTCGGTGGCGTCGTTGCGACAACAACCAAGGATTACGTGATCGAACGATGCGCGGCGGCGTATGAGAACAAGCGTTTATCACCAACAGAAACTCACTTAATAATGAAATAATAGTATTTCAGGCTCGAGTCATCAGATATTGGTTCAAAATTCAAATCAACCGGAAATTGACTGAAAATACTCTCCAGCCAGCCCGCGCGCTGCGCATGCCTATTCGACTGTGGAAAAAGACAATATGGAGTCCACCGCCAAAGAACGCGCGAGCCTCGCTCTCTAAATGGCGAAGTTCGAGGGGCTGGAGTAGTGCTAACCCCCAAATAGCACCAACAAGAAAAACGATGTCCGCAATAACGGGCACATTCAGTCGCTTACTTAATCGTACCTCACGGCCTTTTTGATACGTACCACAGGTCGCGCGGTTTTACCTACATAAATAACTGTTTGCTAGCCAGTAGCTGATAGCTTAGCTAACAAGTAAAAGAAATGGTATGGACGTTTTGCTTTAAAGTAGAACGAAGCCACGTTTGCTTTGGGACATAAAGACATTAGGAAGTACCTTCAAAAGAGGATTTAACCTGGTTTTATCCCGTCAAGCCCACGTCTCCGTTGTCTTCATACAAAGTCAACCCCCACTCCTACTTCTTCTTTTAGGACAGATGGCTGCTTAACTGCATCTCCGCTACGCTACTTTGCTCGCTGCCGCCGCCCCCAGGTCGGAGGTATAATTTCAACTCCCAATAGACGTCACCAAATGCCAGATTCCTTCTTCGTGCCTCTATTTTACTCCCTAGCCATGTGGGTCATTGCGTGGTTGCCACCTAGTGTTAAAACACTGGTATCGATGAAGCACttttgtattcaattgaattctTAGCACTTCACTGTATTTTTTTGAAAGGGAGCTGTAGGCTACAACGACATTTTCAATAAATTTATTACGTCtacaaaatatgcattttattaaaaagaaaaaaagaacataGAATGTTTGCCTTTACTGCCTGCCATGCAGTTTTTAGGACACATGATATTCGTTAAATTTATCTGTCATTGTGAATACAAAGAAAATTAACAATTCTTGGTTGAAAAAAACCCCACCTCATTTGAGTGATCCCCATCTCACAAAATGGCCAGCAACACAGGCACACTCCAACTATGACCAACCAAGAAACTCttcagcatagcatagcatagcagttTGGTCTTATCACAAAAATAGTTTATTAACAAAGTCCACTTGGGATGAAACATTTGTTAACAAAGCTGTGTGTGCCAGTGAATTTGTGTCTAAATTAGCATTGTGacttttcaaatattctcagagGGTGGGGGTAATGATGTGACACTGAGCAGTGACAAGATTCATGTGCATTGATAAGAACCGTCTTGTCACGTCAGTGTGCTTGTTGTGCATGATTGCGGAGCAACTGCAACAAACAATTCATCTATGTTGCACATCCATAAGCAACAAACTTGAACAGAACAAGCGGCCTCCATGCAAACACCTGTTAATGTGCATGATGTGCAGAGGCATGTGGGAAGAATCAGTTGGACTCCAATGCTTTCTATTTCTAGTAGCTGCCACTTCAGCCAGCAAGTTAATTATTGTGGGTGTTTGTCTTAATGATTGACAGTAGTGATGTACTTTTGTCACTAGTAGTCATGCGGATGGATGGCTGTTGAGCAATGTTTAGCGCAACTCACATTTTGGTAGCAACAACTTCCTTGACAACTACTAAAAAGGGAAAATTGTACTTTGCAATGAATTCGATTTGACCTTCTTTAAAGTTTGGAATGGCCATGCCCGACTCTTGAGTGTTTTGGTCCTTTTTTGCTTAACTTTTGTTTCAGCTAAAGACAAGCTGTGACTAACTGTCATGAAGTGAAGCATCTTTATTTCGGATCATCTTCGCATACAGGGAGTGGGAGATGATTCAATCATGTAGGATCATAGGCGCTTTGTCATTCTATCATGTCTTTGCCATCGCACCCAAAGTTGATCGAAACTCTTGTTTTAGCCCTCATCTTTGCACATCTATTGGGATTGGAAAATTCACAAGAGTTGACATCGCAACCTCCAACATGACGTACAAATAAATACTGATCACTTGAACGAAAACTGTGTGTAGTGCATTTTAGGTTCATCCTGAAATCGCTGATATCCCCGTTTATGAGTAGTGTAAgctacaaatgaaatgtttgcatTTGAGCAGcaagaaggggaaaaacaaaaaccacACAAGCTCAACTGGTCTAACAGGTCTGCTAGAGAATGCAAATGGCGCACCGGAACAGACAAGGcaccggaggggggggggtgggggggggaactCCTCACTGTCACTTAACGCCCATAAAATACCCAAAAAAATGACAAGCATTGGAAGCTCACATGAGAAAACGACACTAACAAGACACGAGTTCCAGGCTAACCAGTTAAGTGCAGATTCCAGCCACGGGTGGGGATGCCAGTAAGCACAATTCCTCACGCCTGCCTCTGCATGGAGACTGACCTGACAGTCATACATAGACGCTCGTGTTGCTTTCACCACTTTCCGCTGTGCCAACGCCAGCGAGTCATCACTTATCGAGCAACGTGGCGAGCATTCCTGCGTTTGTCGCATTACGGTAGCGCAGAGGCAATTTTACGGGTGACTCGCGCAAAGCAAGAACAGGAACCACAAGAAGTTGTCACTCTCAGCAGCTGCGTACTTTGTAATGACGAGACAATGAGAAGGAACCAAAAGGTGTAGAAAACGTACAAAAAGGCACTAGCAGTTAACGCAGGCGTGGATTTACCGGAGGGAACGCTGTGGATGGGAACTTCCTCAGAGAGACGGCTTATTTGCGAGGAAGGACCCTGACCACCCTTGCTTGACAATATGGCGATATTCTATCATGCTTACTGCCAggttgaagggaaaaaaaaaaaatctatatatgaaagaaaacatgctttttgttttgaaagacaAAGTAAAGCAATAAGGTTTTTTTCCAAACATCAATTTCTATTATAGACAAAGTTCACTGTTAGTTTTGCGTATAATTTGACGGCCTGACTCCCACTACGAAGCGCAGGATACAGTACAAAGATGCCATTGGGGGGGCGAGGGGGGTCGTCAGGCCTTTTCGTGTTTTTCCTCTCTCGCTCATCCTGTTTCTCCAATTTCACAATGGCGTCTTAACAGATGGCTCACAACAGCGCGCAGCCGCTTCTCTTCTTGCGCTTGCGAACTTGCAACGCCGCCCTGGTGGCCATCTCAAACACATCCCTCACGCCGTCCTTTGTCTTGGCAGAGCACTCCAGGTAGCCAAAGGCGTTGATCCTGTTGGCCATATCGCGGCCTTCCTCAGTCTTGACCGGCTCCTACACGGTAGACAGGAAGATGTCGGTTTATAACGCTTGTGACGCACGATGTTTCCAGCTTACAAACTGCACACAGTCAACTCGTTTCACTCAAGTGTTACGTATAAATAGGTGTACGTGTCAACAAGCTGATTTTGAAAATGCGCCTGCAGACATCTCACAGCGACATCCCAGCAGGCCTTTGGCGGTGTACCTGCTTCATCTTGGCCAGCTCTCTCCGCGTGTGCTCATCGTTCCTCAGGTCCTTCTTGTTCCCCACGAGGATGATGGGAACATTGGGACAGAAGTGTTTCACCTCAGGCGTCCACTTCTCCGGAATGTTTTCTGTCCCAAGTGAGAGAGAGGATAAGGAAAGAAATACTCAAAGGGGATGACTATAAAAAGgacgacagacagacaggcaggcaggtaggCAGGCAGTGCAGCGTAGCGTCACTTGATAGATTGCTCTGCAAGCAAGCATGTTTGGAGCTGCATTCATCCCACATACTTTCAGGCTGCTTCAAATAATCACAAGCAGTCGAACATTTTCCGTGAATCATGGGGAACTACCAAACATACCTAAACTATCAGGGCTATCGATGGAAAAGCACATTAGGATGACGTCAGTGTCTGGGTAGGAGAGAGGCCTCAACCTGTCGTAGTCCTCTTGGCCCGCTGTATCCCACAACGCTAATTCCACCTACAGGAAAAGCAGCGACAAACATCACGAGATGCTTCAAATGATTAACGGGAAAAGCAACGGATGATTAGAGCGTAACAATACACAATCGTCATTGCTGTGGTCAAATTGTAGAAGTGAGGCATTTGGGGATGTGGAGGAAGTGGCTTCTCCAATCATCACTCAAACCTAATCATTGTGGTGTCACTGCTGTGGAAATTTACGCAAGGACTGGCTTCATCCCCGCAAGCTGCTGATTAATTCAATTAGGGAAAGTGGGAGATTAGCAGGCATCACCTTCTGCGCTTGCACACGAGAGCCACCTCTCGCTCGGCCGGCTGCGGTCATTTGCTCATCCGCGCTCAATTGACAAACAAAAGAGCTTCACTTCAAACTCAAAAGGTAAACGTGATGCCTTCAGGAGAGCGCAGGCATCAGTCCCAAAATAGAGGTCTGCAGAGGCGGACGGTGGGAGGTGGCAGCACCATGCATGAGCAAGTGTAGCGGCCGTGCTCCCACGGGCTtttgggagagaaaaaaacggaAGCAGGGCCCATCTGCATGAGGGTTGGAGATTTCAGGCAAAGGAATTGGATCTGGTTGTATAACAGAGAGGGAGAGGCCTCAAAATGTCACCGTGATTCCCAACTAGACTCAAGTCCAGCGTGGATCCCATTTCTTTTTATCCAAGGTCTAAAATGACAGGAAATGGGAGACTTTTATCACACGGGGAGGAAGAAAGTCCTGAGGGATGGAGTGGGGATTTGAGAGGACGACGTCTTCGTTCCCTGTCTGAACAGGAAGCCGGCCGGGAGCTTGAGTCATTTCCTGTTATGCTGCTAAGTGGTGATCCTGTGCGCAACTAACAAATCCCTCTCATGGAAGTCGCTACAAACCTGTTTGCCATCCACTTCGATATCAGCGATATAGTTCTCAAACACCGTCGGCACGTAGACTTCAGGAAACTGGTCTTTACTGAAAACGATCAGGAGGCAAGTTTTTCCACAAGCGCCATCGCCGACAATCACCAGCTTTTTCCGAATGGCCGCCATATCTGCAGAGGAAAAAAAGGGCGAGGGTGGGTGGGATTGTCCAAACATTATTGTTTAAGTTGGTTGTCAAGGTCTTGAATTAAGTGTCAGATTGATTTTTTTGATGTGATAAAGCTTGAAAAGCATCAGAAGGCGTGAAAGCCACCAAAAAACCCGATACAATAGCCCAAAAACATTTATTGGTAACATCgaaaaaaaagtgagaattAGCACATCATTCTTCATTTACAGCTGTGACAAGATCAGTTTGCTAAATAAATGAACAATCACTTCAAGTTAAAGGCAATGTTTGGTTGAATCGGTTTGTATAAAATCTGGCCGGTTTAGCGGCGCACAcatggaactaaagacaaacgctgcctaaaaaataaatttaaaaaaaaaaaactctctgaTGTTCTAGTTGACGGGAAATTGAGTGTTTTTCTATGTTTTAAACTGAGCTCACTGAAGGCAAAATAGAATACTGCAAACAGCTTGAACAAAACGAACTTTTCCGGCCCAACTGATAATCCACATTGTGAATACTTTGTGTCTAATTAACTACTGGCATACTAGACAATAAACTTGTTCATGGGCTGTAGTGACACGTGACTTGGCAATGGAAACAATCACAATGCAAGAGTTGTAAACCGCACGAAAGAATGCCGAGGTTTAGCAGGAATCCACCGAGACACACCGAAGCAATGGCGCAACTCAAGTGGCAGGTTAATGAACACGCTGCCTTTCCTTCTCTAAGGAGGCTTCCTGAGGCTTAGGGGCCGATGGTGATTATGCAACACGTTCAACCACATTATCAGAAAGCAGAACGTGACCCGGTGCTGCTGAGAGAATAGGAATATGCCAAAAACGCCAGAAAAGACGTAGAGCGTACCAGTATAATCTGCCCGTTAAGTGGGCCAAACCAATTTAGAAAGTGTCAGAGGCAGCGCCGCTACATTCAAGCGACAGACGCATGATAAACGTCTTAGCGGTCTAAATCTGATGGGAAACACAGATCACCTGCAGGATCAGACATGCTCCTCAAGTAAACTTGTCAGAGAGTTTACAACCGGCCGGGACTATGAAGGTGCAGAACTGAGCTTTCGCTTGGGAATTCCCAAAAACATATTACGTAAACAGAAT contains the following coding sequences:
- the LOC125977389 gene encoding rho-related GTP-binding protein RhoA-D isoform X2, translated to MAAIRKKLVIVGDGACGKTCLLIVFSKDQFPEVYVPTVFENYIADIEVDGKQVELALWDTAGQEDYDRLRPLSYPDTDVILMCFSIDSPDSLENIPEKWTPEVKHFCPNVPIILVGNKKDLRNDEHTRRELAKMKQEPVKTEEGRDMANRINAFGYLECSAKTKDGVRDVFEMATRAALQVRKRKKRSGCALL
- the LOC125977389 gene encoding rho-related GTP-binding protein RhoA-D isoform X1; translated protein: MYKGGDMAAIRKKLVIVGDGACGKTCLLIVFSKDQFPEVYVPTVFENYIADIEVDGKQVELALWDTAGQEDYDRLRPLSYPDTDVILMCFSIDSPDSLENIPEKWTPEVKHFCPNVPIILVGNKKDLRNDEHTRRELAKMKQEPVKTEEGRDMANRINAFGYLECSAKTKDGVRDVFEMATRAALQVRKRKKRSGCALL